A genomic region of Mus musculus strain C57BL/6J chromosome 7, GRCm38.p6 C57BL/6J contains the following coding sequences:
- the Trim30d gene encoding tripartite motif-containing 79 isoform 1 (isoform 1 is encoded by transcript variant 1) translates to MASSVLEMIKEEVTCPICLELLKESVSADCNHSFCRACITLHYESNRNPEGEGNCPVCRVPYLFENLRPNRHVANIVERLKGFKSIPEEEQKVNACVEHGEKLQLFCKEDMMAICWLCKQSQEHSGHQTALIEEVNHEYKEKLQAALQKLMENEKRCDEWQDDLQQQRADWENQIHSDIEDIQIEFNGLRDLLDSKENEKLQELKKEKEEVMEKLEESEHELREQRELVRDLISYVQHQLELSVMEMKQGVNYVLTSIQTMTLKQPQIVPPKRRRGTSKAPHLKGMLQSFEGLMDVQQYWVHMTLHARNNAVIAINKEKRQIQYRSYNTVPVSEIYHLGVLGYPALSSGKHYWEVDISRSDAWLLGLNDGKCAQPQLHSKEEMGIKKKYHSHIKQNVTFQPKCGYWVIGMKNSSVYNAFDECSITHNSSVLALSLPDRPSRVGVFLDQEVCTLSFYDVSNSGALIYRFYDPSFPVEVYPYFNPMECSEPMTVCGPPS, encoded by the exons ATGGCCTCATCAGTCCTGGAGATgataaaggaagaagtgacctgCCCAATCTGTCTGGAGCTCTTGAAGGAATCTGTGAGTGCTGACTGTAACCACAGCTTCTGCAGAGCCTGCATCACACTGCACTATGAGTCTAACAGAAACCCAGAAGGGGAGGGCAACTGCCCTGTGTGCCGAGTTCCTTACCTGTTTGAGAATCTGAGGCCTAATCGACATGTTGCCAACATAGTAGAGAGGCTCAAGGGATTCAAGTCCATCccagaggaggagcagaaggttAATGCCTGTGTAGAACATGGAGAGAAACTCCAGCTCTTCTGTAAGGAGGACATGATGGCCATCTGCTGGCTTTGTAAGCAATCCCAGGAGCACAGTGGTCACCAAACAGCTCTCATTGAAGAGGTCAACCATGAATACAAG GAGAAGCTACAGGCAGCTCTGCAGAAGctgatggaaaatgagaaaagatgtGATGAATGGCAGGATGACCTTCAGCAACAGAGAGCTGACTGGGAG AACCAAATACACAGTGATATAGAAGACATTCAGATAGAGTTTAATGGACTAAGAGACCTCCTAGACTCCAAGGAGAATGAGAAGCTGCAGGAgctgaagaaagagaaggaagaggttaTGGAAAAGCTGGAAGAGTCTGAACATGAGCTAAGGGAGCAGAGGGAGTTGGTGAGAGACCTCATCTCATATGTTCAGCATCAGTTGGAGCTGTCAGTCATGGAAATGAAGCAG gGTGTAAATTATGTCCTGACAAG cATTCAGACCATGACACTGAAGCAGCCCCAAATAGTTCccccaaaaagaagaagaggaacatCCAAAGCTCCACATTTGAAAGGCATGCTACAGTCATTTGAAG GGCTCATGGATGTTCAGCAATACTGGG TTCATATGACTCTACATGCAAGGAACAATGCAGTCATTGCcattaacaaagaaaaaagacaaatacagtATAGAAGTTACAATACGGTTCCAGTTTCTGAGATCTACCATTTGGGTGTCCTGGGATATCCAGCTCTTTCCTCAGGGAAGCATTACTGGGAAGTAGACATATCTAGAAGTGATGCCTGGCTCCTCGGATTAAATGACGGAAAGTGTGCTCAACCCCAACTTCACTCAAAGGAAGAAATGGGCatcaaaaaaaaatatcattctcATATTAAACAAAATGTAACGTTTCAGCCTAAATGTGGCTACTGGGTTATAGGGATGAAGAATTCATCTGTATACAATGCCTTTGATGAGTGTTCTATCACCCACAATTCCAGTGTCTTGGCCCTCTCTCTGCCTGATCGTCCCAGTCGTGTAGGAGTTTTCCTGGACCAGGAAGTTTGCACTCTCTCATTTTATGATGTTTCTAACTCTGGAGCTCTCATCTATAGATTCTATGACCCTTCCTTCCCTGTTGAAGTCTATCCATATTTTAATCCTATGGAATGTTCAGAGCCAATGACAGTATGCGGACCACCATCCTAA
- the Trim30d gene encoding tripartite motif-containing 79 isoform 2 (isoform 2 is encoded by transcript variant 2) — translation MENEKRCDEWQDDLQQQRADWENQIHSDIEDIQIEFNGLRDLLDSKENEKLQELKKEKEEVMEKLEESEHELREQRELVRDLISYVQHQLELSVMEMKQGVNYVLTSIQTMTLKQPQIVPPKRRRGTSKAPHLKGMLQSFEGLMDVQQYWVHMTLHARNNAVIAINKEKRQIQYRSYNTVPVSEIYHLGVLGYPALSSGKHYWEVDISRSDAWLLGLNDGKCAQPQLHSKEEMGIKKKYHSHIKQNVTFQPKCGYWVIGMKNSSVYNAFDECSITHNSSVLALSLPDRPSRVGVFLDQEVCTLSFYDVSNSGALIYRFYDPSFPVEVYPYFNPMECSEPMTVCGPPS, via the exons atggaaaatgagaaaagatgtGATGAATGGCAGGATGACCTTCAGCAACAGAGAGCTGACTGGGAG AACCAAATACACAGTGATATAGAAGACATTCAGATAGAGTTTAATGGACTAAGAGACCTCCTAGACTCCAAGGAGAATGAGAAGCTGCAGGAgctgaagaaagagaaggaagaggttaTGGAAAAGCTGGAAGAGTCTGAACATGAGCTAAGGGAGCAGAGGGAGTTGGTGAGAGACCTCATCTCATATGTTCAGCATCAGTTGGAGCTGTCAGTCATGGAAATGAAGCAG gGTGTAAATTATGTCCTGACAAG cATTCAGACCATGACACTGAAGCAGCCCCAAATAGTTCccccaaaaagaagaagaggaacatCCAAAGCTCCACATTTGAAAGGCATGCTACAGTCATTTGAAG GGCTCATGGATGTTCAGCAATACTGGG TTCATATGACTCTACATGCAAGGAACAATGCAGTCATTGCcattaacaaagaaaaaagacaaatacagtATAGAAGTTACAATACGGTTCCAGTTTCTGAGATCTACCATTTGGGTGTCCTGGGATATCCAGCTCTTTCCTCAGGGAAGCATTACTGGGAAGTAGACATATCTAGAAGTGATGCCTGGCTCCTCGGATTAAATGACGGAAAGTGTGCTCAACCCCAACTTCACTCAAAGGAAGAAATGGGCatcaaaaaaaaatatcattctcATATTAAACAAAATGTAACGTTTCAGCCTAAATGTGGCTACTGGGTTATAGGGATGAAGAATTCATCTGTATACAATGCCTTTGATGAGTGTTCTATCACCCACAATTCCAGTGTCTTGGCCCTCTCTCTGCCTGATCGTCCCAGTCGTGTAGGAGTTTTCCTGGACCAGGAAGTTTGCACTCTCTCATTTTATGATGTTTCTAACTCTGGAGCTCTCATCTATAGATTCTATGACCCTTCCTTCCCTGTTGAAGTCTATCCATATTTTAATCCTATGGAATGTTCAGAGCCAATGACAGTATGCGGACCACCATCCTAA
- the Trim30d gene encoding tripartite motif-containing 79 isoform X1, with protein MASSVLEMIKEEVTCPICLELLKESVSADCNHSFCRACITLHYESNRNPEGEGNCPVCRVPYLFENLRPNRHVANIVERLKGFKSIPEEEQKVNACVEHGEKLQLFCKEDMMAICWLCKQSQEHSGHQTALIEEVNHEYKEKLQAALQKLMENEKRCDEWQDDLQQQRADWENQIHSDIEDIQIEFNGLRDLLDSKENEKLQELKKEKEEVMEKLEESEHELREQRELVRDLISYVQHQLELSVMEMKQGVNYVLTSIQTMTLKQPQIVPPKRRRGTSKAPHLKGMLQSFEEAMGVNGLIPSLYLLL; from the exons ATGGCCTCATCAGTCCTGGAGATgataaaggaagaagtgacctgCCCAATCTGTCTGGAGCTCTTGAAGGAATCTGTGAGTGCTGACTGTAACCACAGCTTCTGCAGAGCCTGCATCACACTGCACTATGAGTCTAACAGAAACCCAGAAGGGGAGGGCAACTGCCCTGTGTGCCGAGTTCCTTACCTGTTTGAGAATCTGAGGCCTAATCGACATGTTGCCAACATAGTAGAGAGGCTCAAGGGATTCAAGTCCATCccagaggaggagcagaaggttAATGCCTGTGTAGAACATGGAGAGAAACTCCAGCTCTTCTGTAAGGAGGACATGATGGCCATCTGCTGGCTTTGTAAGCAATCCCAGGAGCACAGTGGTCACCAAACAGCTCTCATTGAAGAGGTCAACCATGAATACAAG GAGAAGCTACAGGCAGCTCTGCAGAAGctgatggaaaatgagaaaagatgtGATGAATGGCAGGATGACCTTCAGCAACAGAGAGCTGACTGGGAG AACCAAATACACAGTGATATAGAAGACATTCAGATAGAGTTTAATGGACTAAGAGACCTCCTAGACTCCAAGGAGAATGAGAAGCTGCAGGAgctgaagaaagagaaggaagaggttaTGGAAAAGCTGGAAGAGTCTGAACATGAGCTAAGGGAGCAGAGGGAGTTGGTGAGAGACCTCATCTCATATGTTCAGCATCAGTTGGAGCTGTCAGTCATGGAAATGAAGCAG gGTGTAAATTATGTCCTGACAAG cATTCAGACCATGACACTGAAGCAGCCCCAAATAGTTCccccaaaaagaagaagaggaacatCCAAAGCTCCACATTTGAAAGGCATGCTACAGTCATTTGAAG AGGCGATGGGCGTTAATGGTTTGATTCCTTCACTGTATTTACTGCTGTGA
- the Trim30d gene encoding tripartite motif-containing 79 isoform X2, with amino-acid sequence MASSVLEMIKEEVTCPICLELLKESVSADCNHSFCRACITLHYESNRNPEGEGNCPVCRVPYLFENLRPNRHVANIVERLKGFKSIPEEEQKVNACVEHGEKLQLFCKEDMMAICWLCKQSQEHSGHQTALIEEVNHEYKEKLQAALQKLMENEKRCDEWQDDLQQQRADWENQIHSDIEDIQIEFNGLRDLLDSKENEKLQELKKEKEEVMEKLEESEHELREQRELVRDLISYVQHQLELSVMEMKQHSDHDTEAAPNSSPKKKKRNIQSSTFERHATVI; translated from the exons ATGGCCTCATCAGTCCTGGAGATgataaaggaagaagtgacctgCCCAATCTGTCTGGAGCTCTTGAAGGAATCTGTGAGTGCTGACTGTAACCACAGCTTCTGCAGAGCCTGCATCACACTGCACTATGAGTCTAACAGAAACCCAGAAGGGGAGGGCAACTGCCCTGTGTGCCGAGTTCCTTACCTGTTTGAGAATCTGAGGCCTAATCGACATGTTGCCAACATAGTAGAGAGGCTCAAGGGATTCAAGTCCATCccagaggaggagcagaaggttAATGCCTGTGTAGAACATGGAGAGAAACTCCAGCTCTTCTGTAAGGAGGACATGATGGCCATCTGCTGGCTTTGTAAGCAATCCCAGGAGCACAGTGGTCACCAAACAGCTCTCATTGAAGAGGTCAACCATGAATACAAG GAGAAGCTACAGGCAGCTCTGCAGAAGctgatggaaaatgagaaaagatgtGATGAATGGCAGGATGACCTTCAGCAACAGAGAGCTGACTGGGAG AACCAAATACACAGTGATATAGAAGACATTCAGATAGAGTTTAATGGACTAAGAGACCTCCTAGACTCCAAGGAGAATGAGAAGCTGCAGGAgctgaagaaagagaaggaagaggttaTGGAAAAGCTGGAAGAGTCTGAACATGAGCTAAGGGAGCAGAGGGAGTTGGTGAGAGACCTCATCTCATATGTTCAGCATCAGTTGGAGCTGTCAGTCATGGAAATGAAGCAG cATTCAGACCATGACACTGAAGCAGCCCCAAATAGTTCccccaaaaagaagaagaggaacatCCAAAGCTCCACATTTGAAAGGCATGCTACAGTCATTTGA